The genomic window AACGGAGGCTTCGACCACTTTCAGGCGGCTGCAGTTGCGGATGTCCCGATTGGCGAATTCTGGACCAAGCGTCACATCGAGCGGCTCGACATGTCGATGAAGCTGACCGCGTCGGCGGCGCATATGGGCGATAAACGTTACGTCGGAGCGGAGGCGTATACCGCGATGCCCGAGGCCGCCGACTGGAAATCGCATCCCTATTCAATGAAAGCAGAAGGCGATTTGGCCTATGCGGAAGGGATCAACCGTTACATTTTTCACACCTTTGCGCATCAGCCTTTTGCCGATGACATTGTTCCCGGAATGACGATGGGGCGGTTCGGGATGCAGATGAACCGCAACAACACCTGGTTCATGGAGGCTCGTCCGTGGTTCGATCGCCTTGCGCGCTGCCAATACCTTTTGCAGGAAGGACAGTTCGTGGCGGATCTGCTTTATATCCATGGCGAAGGCGTTCAGCGAAATGAGGTTCGCAAGAGTCTGTCGCCCGTTCCTCCGGACGGATATGATTATGATGTCGGCGGCTTTGATGCCCTGATGGATCTGCGCGTTGAGGATGGCCGTCTCGTGTTGCCTTCGGGGATGTCCTATCGCGTGCTGGTGCTGACCCGCATGCCGACGGCACGCCCCGAGTTGATGACAAAGCTTGCCGAGCTGGTTCGTCAGGGTGCGATCGTTGTGGGCGAAAAGCCTGTTGGGTCTCCCAGTCTGGAAAACTATCCAGACTGCGACAAACAGGTCGAAACCATCGCCGCGTCGCTGTGGGACAGCGGCCGCGTCGAGAAACCGGAAAATTTACCGGCGGTACTCAAGCAGATTGATTTGGTGCCGGATTTCGAGGTGAGCGGGGAGGCAAACCTCGCCTACATTCATCGCAGGATCGACGGCAAGGATGTTTATTTTGTATCGAACCAGGACGCTCTTCCCAGCTCGGTGCGCTGCCGGTTCCGTGTCGCGGGGCGGACGCCTGAGTTGTGGCACCCCGATACCGGCCGGATCGAAGCGGCTCCGGTTTGGAAATCGAACGGAGCAACGACGGAGGTGGCGCTCGAACTGGATCCGGCGGGATCGGTATTCGTTGTATTTGACCGTCCGGTGGAACAGGTCAATCCGATTGCGGAGATCACGTTCCGTTCGGCTGAAGAGGCTCAGTCTGAAGAGGAGGGGCTTACGATCGTTCGGGCTTGGTACGGCAACCCTAACGACCCGCAACAGCGCGTCGATCTTACGGAAAAACTCGCCAAACGCGCAGCTCTTGGTCAAACGGTTTTCACCGCCAGTAATAAGGACTTCGGCGATCCGGCCAATAAGATAGAAAAAGTTTTGGAGATGGAATACGTAGCGAATGGGGTCTCGAAAACGGTTCGAGTGAACGAAAACCAATCGATTGACGTGAGCCAGGCGCTTGCCGCTGCCCGTCCGGAGCCGGTGCGGCCGCGCATTGTGGACGGCGAGGAACAGATTTTGGTCTTCAGTGCCGGAACGCTCGACGTGCGTCGCGCATCCGGAACCTCCGCCACTGTGGATGTGCCGGAGGTGGCAGAACCGCTTGCGGTCAATGGCCCGTGGACGGTCTCGTTCGGCAAACTGGGGCCGGAGGCACCGGTTGTGTTCAAGTCGCTCATACCCTTGAACGAACACGAGGACGAGGAGATTAAATATTTCTCGGGTGCGGCCACCTACCGAACCGAGTTTCATTATTCCGCAGCGGACAGCGCGTCGGCGATTCTGGATCTGGGACGCGTCGAGGTGATGGCCCGCGTGAAGCTGAATGGAACGGACTTGGGGCTGCTTTGGAAGCCGCCGTTCCGTGCCGACATTACCGGGGCCGTTCGGGAGGGCCGCAACGAGCTGGAAGTCACGGTGGTCAACCTGTGGGCCAATCGATTGATCGGCGACGAGCAATATCCGGATGTGCTGGAGTATAGGGGGCCTACGGCTTCGGTCGTCCCCGATTGGCTGAGGAACGGTACGCCG from Pontiella desulfatans includes these protein-coding regions:
- a CDS encoding glycosyl hydrolase, which gives rise to MKKFIIRLVISMLPMAGMCRMAGASLEQSFQSPPDSARAQTWWHWMNGNVSAEGITKDLEAMKDAGLNGFTVFDVPLNTPRGPVNYNSPKWHEMIAHTVKEADRIGLEMTFHNCAGWSSSGGPWITPEHSMHEVVWSEVQVSGGKDVSITLTQSTTRKGYYQDIVVLAFPTPEGEQNGKPGFRIENWEEKSGKNEQRGQNPHAGSEFSPSDLIAMDGVLNLTDRMTTDGKLAWTAPKGHYTIVRFGYTTRGKTNHPAARSGQGLECDKLSKAGADLHWNRFLTNVLADAGPLTGKSLKRVLIDSYEVGLQNWTHDFAQQFKARRGYDMTPWMPCMTGRVVGSLELSERFLWDLRRTIMDLMTENYFGRFAELCHQKGLTLSIEPYGNGGFDHFQAAAVADVPIGEFWTKRHIERLDMSMKLTASAAHMGDKRYVGAEAYTAMPEAADWKSHPYSMKAEGDLAYAEGINRYIFHTFAHQPFADDIVPGMTMGRFGMQMNRNNTWFMEARPWFDRLARCQYLLQEGQFVADLLYIHGEGVQRNEVRKSLSPVPPDGYDYDVGGFDALMDLRVEDGRLVLPSGMSYRVLVLTRMPTARPELMTKLAELVRQGAIVVGEKPVGSPSLENYPDCDKQVETIAASLWDSGRVEKPENLPAVLKQIDLVPDFEVSGEANLAYIHRRIDGKDVYFVSNQDALPSSVRCRFRVAGRTPELWHPDTGRIEAAPVWKSNGATTEVALELDPAGSVFVVFDRPVEQVNPIAEITFRSAEEAQSEEEGLTIVRAWYGNPNDPQQRVDLTEKLAKRAALGQTVFTASNKDFGDPANKIEKVLEMEYVANGVSKTVRVNENQSIDVSQALAAARPEPVRPRIVDGEEQILVFSAGTLDVRRASGTSATVDVPEVAEPLAVNGPWTVSFGKLGPEAPVVFKSLIPLNEHEDEEIKYFSGAATYRTEFHYSAADSASAILDLGRVEVMARVKLNGTDLGLLWKPPFRADITGAVREGRNELEVTVVNLWANRLIGDEQYPDVLEYRGPTASVVPDWLRNGTPRPATERKTVTLYKHLRKNSSLVDSGLIGPVRVLRPQIVPFKDTQR